In Acholeplasma equirhinis, the following proteins share a genomic window:
- a CDS encoding glycoside hydrolase family 5 protein has protein sequence MPKIKGVNLGGWFVLERWMKQSLFENVDSKDETGFVLKHPNPKEALINHWKTWITKDDFFWLKSIGIDSVRIPIPWWLLDDKPYFSPLEYIKNALSWADEVGLSVMLDLHTAPGCQNGFDNGGIEGVIDWPKDPKNIKLTVERLGFIARELATNNSVFAIEVLNEPHFNMDLDIIQNFYKDAYQEIRKYSSKKIVFHDAFRPNDSSWLEFFKTNSFENIGFDLHLYHCFDEKLTHGTPKTHVDEIFNVRIPTIQKLNSIIPVYIGEWSLGIRQQTLVTDLDFDYLNFEKMLASLQLYAYNYASGYYFWSYKIEHQEAHHGWDFRSLIKRGILHI, from the coding sequence ATGCCAAAGATCAAAGGGGTAAATCTTGGAGGCTGGTTCGTTTTAGAACGATGGATGAAACAATCACTATTTGAGAATGTCGATAGCAAGGATGAAACTGGCTTTGTTTTAAAACACCCAAATCCAAAAGAAGCATTAATCAATCACTGGAAAACATGGATTACTAAGGATGATTTTTTTTGGTTGAAATCTATTGGAATTGATTCAGTTAGAATACCAATTCCTTGGTGGTTACTTGATGACAAACCTTATTTTTCACCACTTGAATATATTAAGAATGCACTATCTTGGGCAGATGAGGTTGGTCTTTCTGTAATGCTCGACCTTCACACAGCACCTGGTTGTCAAAATGGATTTGATAATGGTGGTATTGAAGGTGTTATTGATTGGCCAAAAGATCCTAAAAACATCAAACTGACTGTTGAAAGACTTGGATTTATTGCAAGAGAACTTGCAACAAATAACTCAGTTTTCGCAATCGAAGTATTAAACGAACCACATTTTAATATGGACTTAGATATTATCCAAAATTTTTATAAAGATGCTTATCAAGAAATTAGAAAGTATTCAAGTAAAAAGATTGTTTTCCATGATGCATTTAGACCAAATGATTCCTCTTGGTTAGAATTCTTTAAAACCAATTCGTTTGAAAATATTGGATTTGATTTACATCTTTATCATTGTTTTGATGAAAAACTTACACACGGTACACCAAAAACACATGTTGATGAAATCTTTAATGTAAGAATACCAACGATTCAAAAACTAAATTCTATAATCCCTGTTTATATTGGAGAATGGAGCTTGGGTATTAGACAACAAACTTTAGTAACAGATTTAGATTTTGATTACTTAAATTTTGAAAAGATGTTAGCAAGCCTCCAACTCTATGCATACAATTATGCATCTGGATATTATTTTTGGAGTTACAAAATTGAGCATCAAGAGGCCCATCATGGATGGGATTTCAGATCATTAATTAAACGAGGCATTTTACATATATGA
- a CDS encoding helix-turn-helix domain-containing protein, whose translation MLKLREFRLIKGLTQTKLAEMLGISQQAIAAYENGVRKLDQDLIIKFCLVLEVSPDDLLGYKDAYSKYTKYLMSLEENDKVK comes from the coding sequence ATGCTAAAATTACGTGAGTTTAGACTAATTAAAGGTCTAACACAAACAAAATTGGCAGAAATGTTGGGTATTTCGCAACAAGCTATAGCAGCTTATGAGAATGGTGTTAGAAAACTAGATCAAGATTTAATTATTAAATTTTGTCTGGTTTTAGAAGTTTCACCAGATGATCTTCTTGGTTACAAAGATGCTTATAGTAAATATACGAAATATCTAATGAGTCTAGAAGAAAACGATAAGGTAAAATGA
- a CDS encoding GNAT family N-acetyltransferase, with protein sequence MKYTIKLVESKKDAKAFTELPIKLFKHIDAFVPALSMDEMNVFDPKKNPVHEYCESVRYIALNDKSEVVGRIGGIINHRYNEKFGKKIVRFTRLDMIDDFEVTKLLTDTIIAWGKSKGMNEVIGPIGFTDLDRMGMLVDGFQHLGSFITIWNPPYYKDHLDQLGFSKDVDWIESQVPWPKEMPEKVSRATEIVTKRFGYKLVKMKSMKELPKYVYEAFDVYNRAFSPLYGFLPVTRKVQDYYIAQMKSLAKLSMIWFVKNKEDKIIAFGMMMPSLAKANKKNQGKLLPFGFLRLIKAIKSYDVIDFYFVAVDPEYHGKGVLSLIMEDGIKQGIKAGVTHAETGPELELNTKIQSQWRDYDPIYHKRRRCYNKKI encoded by the coding sequence ATGAAATATACGATAAAACTTGTAGAATCAAAAAAGGATGCTAAAGCATTTACTGAACTTCCGATTAAATTATTTAAGCATATCGATGCATTTGTACCAGCACTTTCAATGGATGAAATGAATGTTTTTGATCCTAAGAAAAATCCTGTTCATGAGTATTGTGAAAGTGTTCGTTATATAGCACTTAATGATAAAAGTGAAGTTGTAGGTCGTATTGGAGGCATCATTAATCATCGATATAATGAAAAATTTGGAAAAAAGATTGTTAGATTTACGAGACTTGATATGATTGATGATTTTGAAGTAACAAAGTTACTTACAGATACTATCATTGCGTGGGGTAAATCAAAAGGAATGAATGAAGTGATTGGTCCAATTGGATTTACCGATTTGGATCGAATGGGTATGTTAGTTGATGGGTTTCAACATTTAGGTTCATTCATTACAATTTGGAATCCTCCGTATTATAAAGACCACTTAGATCAATTAGGATTTTCTAAAGATGTTGACTGGATTGAATCGCAAGTACCATGGCCGAAAGAGATGCCAGAAAAAGTTTCTCGTGCCACTGAAATTGTTACTAAACGATTTGGTTACAAACTCGTTAAAATGAAGTCAATGAAAGAACTCCCTAAGTATGTTTATGAAGCTTTTGATGTGTATAATAGAGCATTTTCACCTCTATATGGATTTTTACCGGTTACTAGAAAAGTACAAGATTATTACATTGCACAAATGAAATCACTAGCTAAACTTTCTATGATTTGGTTTGTTAAAAACAAAGAAGATAAAATTATTGCTTTTGGAATGATGATGCCAAGCTTAGCTAAAGCAAATAAAAAAAATCAAGGTAAATTATTACCTTTTGGATTCTTGCGTCTTATAAAAGCAATCAAATCTTATGATGTCATTGATTTTTACTTTGTTGCAGTAGATCCTGAGTACCATGGAAAAGGTGTTCTATCTTTAATTATGGAAGATGGTATTAAACAAGGTATCAAAGCAGGTGTAACACATGCTGAAACAGGTCCTGAATTAGAATTAAATACTAAAATACAGTCACAATGGCGTGATTATGACCCAATTTACCATAAACGTCGTAGATGTTATAATAAAAAAATCTAA
- a CDS encoding LytTR family DNA-binding domain-containing protein, with amino-acid sequence MIKVILNKADLSLVQPELNIASGIQVVEETNQITMIMDEKHYEVLERILKRITINRKEIVFETPEGWAKIYIRDILYIESFGTEIYIHTQSQGEVEVKQPLYQLEEMLSNFNIIRIGKSYLVNLSKVVFIKTKLNAKLELELQNGDKLEVMRSYVKSFKERLGIGGKK; translated from the coding sequence ATGATTAAAGTCATTCTTAATAAAGCTGATTTGAGTTTGGTACAACCAGAACTCAATATAGCATCAGGAATTCAAGTTGTCGAAGAAACCAATCAAATCACTATGATTATGGATGAAAAACATTACGAAGTTTTGGAGAGAATACTTAAACGAATTACCATTAACAGAAAAGAAATCGTATTTGAAACACCTGAAGGTTGGGCAAAAATTTATATTAGAGATATTCTTTATATTGAAAGTTTTGGTACTGAGATTTATATTCACACACAAAGTCAAGGTGAGGTTGAAGTCAAACAACCACTCTATCAATTAGAAGAAATGCTCTCAAACTTCAACATCATTAGAATTGGTAAATCGTATTTGGTAAACTTAAGTAAAGTTGTATTTATCAAAACAAAGTTAAATGCGAAACTTGAACTTGAACTCCAAAATGGAGATAAATTAGAAGTCATGAGAAGTTATGTCAAATCTTTCAAAGAACGATTAGGTATCGGAGGAAAGAAATGA
- a CDS encoding trypsin-like peptidase domain-containing protein, whose amino-acid sequence MKKILLIFNLLLLSVLSGCIHNLNEIIDHTEDHVILTYSVQFYVENSVYYEYNEKFNSYVKVPKNPEKLYYIFDGWFDSLGSKLDPKKSYNSNIKFYAKFSFDYVLANNTIQTKIISSNVKINTYVYDLGFLGWSHINQGYGSGSGVIIDLFQDYFIVLTNAHVTYNHGRSHIIIDVIDYKGNAYKAYKMEDSELLEYDLSLIYFKKTSISYNIIQIAQDNPNIGEIAISIGQPGGQNNSVTYGTIMKYTKINEYKEGSSFEPPEFNVMQHNAPTAPGSSGGVILNDKLMLIGLHFAGSTDSFGNFAFGYAIPVGKIREYLKLFNFIPE is encoded by the coding sequence TTGAAGAAAATATTGCTTATATTTAATCTACTATTATTATCTGTGTTAAGTGGTTGTATTCATAATTTAAATGAAATCATTGATCATACAGAAGATCATGTTATTTTAACTTACTCAGTACAATTTTATGTGGAGAATTCTGTTTATTATGAGTACAATGAAAAATTCAATAGTTATGTAAAAGTTCCTAAAAATCCTGAAAAGTTATATTATATATTCGATGGTTGGTTTGATTCTTTAGGCTCTAAGTTAGATCCGAAAAAGAGTTATAATTCGAACATTAAATTTTATGCTAAATTCAGTTTTGATTATGTACTTGCAAATAATACTATTCAAACCAAGATAATAAGTTCAAATGTAAAGATAAATACATATGTATATGATCTCGGGTTTTTAGGTTGGTCACACATTAATCAAGGTTATGGCAGTGGGAGTGGGGTAATAATTGATTTGTTTCAAGATTACTTCATTGTTTTAACTAATGCACATGTAACTTATAATCATGGTAGAAGTCATATTATCATTGATGTAATTGACTATAAAGGTAATGCATACAAAGCTTATAAAATGGAAGATTCAGAATTATTAGAATATGACCTATCATTGATATATTTCAAAAAAACTTCAATCTCATATAATATTATCCAAATTGCACAAGACAATCCAAATATTGGAGAAATAGCAATTTCAATTGGTCAACCTGGTGGTCAAAATAATAGCGTAACATACGGTACAATAATGAAATATACAAAAATAAATGAGTATAAAGAAGGTTCAAGTTTTGAGCCACCTGAATTTAATGTAATGCAGCATAATGCACCAACAGCTCCAGGTTCAAGTGGTGGAGTGATTTTAAATGATAAATTAATGTTAATAGGATTGCATTTTGCAGGATCAACAGATTCTTTTGGTAATTTTGCTTTTGGTTATGCTATTCCTGTGGGTAAAATTCGAGAATATTTGAAGTTGTTCAATTTCATCCCTGAATAA
- a CDS encoding beta-propeller domain-containing protein: MNALGIVVISVLGVIFAFVLYRMIVDIIWNKRLEKFHKTNENPVFKSPLRMLNLKRGMIGASTALLALVLVVTGVFDLSQTVLDVDTGKLKTLEYAKKAHSMEDILDKMNADDASYYYGPEAGNGALAPEEDLDGTTASQKSIVGTNNHVESVEESDTVKTDGDLIVFADQYNPDTLQLFEVDENGLLTKLAPIIFDKYYISSIFLTEDYIITIGMEFENMYTYYDQDHGIYSMAYVGWYPTLYQGKANVVSRDTHDIVYSIKTNGLIKAERLIDNNLYLIFNTYRQEASILPKFIEIKDDVEVESVLPFEDIFFFDQIPAYNLTTILSLNLNTFEYDAEAYLGVAEDIYVTKNAIYVSGYYYQEGIFFFDGGNKTHLVKFKLNTETGKVSYAASIVLSGYIENQFFMDEYQGHLRVATSIQWDAFEKNRLYVLEEDETTDKFYIVGLLQDGIGKPQERIMSVRFFENFAYIVTFRNTDPLYTIDLSDPANPVIINEIEEPGYSTYLHRFGDQQLIGIGYDESFGVKISAYLSENTSLPIETFYFKDDSPEYSWSYSQALNDHTKILVSPDLGFIGFAVSKTTYGNNQNTYSSAFYVFNINFEDEDIIKDPIIINHTGALYTYTVDKAVYIDGIFYTFSNLSVVSYNVSTSSIMQTVDLKS, encoded by the coding sequence ATGAACGCTTTAGGTATAGTTGTAATCTCAGTATTAGGGGTTATTTTCGCATTTGTTCTTTACCGCATGATTGTAGATATTATTTGGAATAAAAGACTAGAAAAATTTCACAAAACAAATGAAAATCCAGTTTTTAAATCACCTCTTAGAATGTTGAATTTAAAAAGAGGCATGATTGGTGCATCAACTGCGCTACTTGCACTTGTACTGGTTGTTACAGGTGTTTTTGATTTATCACAGACTGTACTTGATGTTGATACTGGAAAGTTGAAAACATTAGAATATGCAAAAAAAGCTCATTCAATGGAAGATATTCTAGATAAAATGAACGCAGATGATGCTTCATATTACTACGGACCTGAAGCAGGTAATGGTGCCCTTGCACCAGAAGAAGATCTTGACGGTACAACAGCGTCACAAAAGTCAATTGTTGGAACGAATAATCATGTTGAGAGTGTTGAAGAATCAGACACTGTTAAAACAGATGGTGATTTAATTGTTTTTGCTGATCAATATAATCCTGATACACTTCAACTATTTGAAGTGGATGAAAATGGATTATTAACTAAACTTGCACCAATCATTTTTGATAAATACTATATTTCATCCATATTCTTAACTGAAGATTATATCATCACAATCGGTATGGAATTTGAAAATATGTATACATATTATGATCAAGATCATGGTATATATAGCATGGCTTATGTTGGTTGGTATCCTACGCTTTACCAAGGTAAAGCAAACGTTGTTTCAAGAGATACACATGATATTGTTTATTCAATTAAGACAAATGGATTGATTAAAGCTGAAAGACTGATTGATAATAATTTATACTTAATATTTAATACTTATCGTCAAGAAGCATCAATATTACCAAAATTTATTGAAATAAAAGATGATGTAGAAGTTGAATCTGTATTGCCTTTTGAAGATATTTTCTTCTTTGATCAAATTCCTGCTTATAATTTAACAACAATATTAAGTTTAAATTTAAATACTTTTGAATACGATGCAGAAGCTTATTTAGGTGTCGCAGAAGATATCTATGTGACGAAAAATGCAATCTATGTTTCTGGTTATTATTATCAAGAAGGCATTTTCTTTTTTGATGGTGGAAACAAAACACACCTTGTTAAATTTAAATTGAACACTGAAACTGGAAAAGTTAGTTATGCTGCAAGTATCGTCTTAAGTGGCTATATTGAAAATCAATTCTTTATGGATGAATATCAAGGTCATCTAAGAGTTGCAACCTCAATTCAATGGGATGCATTTGAAAAAAATAGACTTTATGTTTTAGAAGAAGATGAAACAACGGATAAATTCTATATCGTTGGTTTACTCCAAGATGGTATTGGTAAACCACAAGAAAGAATCATGTCTGTTAGATTCTTTGAAAACTTCGCTTATATCGTTACTTTTAGAAATACCGATCCTTTATATACAATTGACCTTTCAGACCCAGCTAATCCTGTCATCATTAATGAAATAGAAGAACCAGGATATTCAACATATCTTCATCGATTTGGTGATCAACAATTAATTGGTATTGGATATGATGAAAGTTTTGGTGTTAAAATATCTGCATATCTTTCAGAAAATACCTCTCTTCCTATAGAAACTTTCTATTTCAAAGATGATAGTCCAGAATACAGTTGGAGTTATAGTCAAGCATTAAATGATCATACGAAGATTCTAGTATCACCTGATTTAGGATTTATTGGCTTCGCAGTATCTAAAACAACTTACGGAAATAATCAAAATACTTATTCAAGTGCGTTTTATGTCTTCAATATTAATTTTGAAGATGAGGATATTATTAAAGATCCAATCATTATCAATCATACAGGTGCACTATATACATATACTGTAGATAAAGCAGTTTATATCGATGGTATATTCTATACATTCTCTAATCTATCCGTTGTTTCATATAATGTTTCAACATCGAGCATAATGCAAACAGTAGACCTCAAATCCTAA
- a CDS encoding GGDEF domain-containing protein, which yields MDQMILVMVVTVIAATIVFGLVFTHIYVKQVFKGIDFWIYGLIIEAVGFNLFLFGHIHADYTIYMFANMLLSVGLLFFYIGTNRFIQNDVSYVDMAIALSITYVMLVIFYYGFDLMMVRQITMSAYIIYVTGRLLHTLNFHYYRGQSGYLLPFIIVTYGLVFSQVIRIVLILFGLNFQPIFIEGFIVDDLIMLIISSFVAMLAFFMTIAVNIRMVNELNKEREKLQHLSMTDYLTILPNRRMLNQHIEMLIDKQVPFAVVISDMDEFKRINDRYGHDIGDKVIQAYAERLYQNKREGDFIARFGGDEFITVYSDLVDTDELRAFLQKKEKELYKPIEIDGHRFEISSSVGVAKYPTDATNLDAVIKKADNALYMVKTSGKRGMIFYSELKDIKK from the coding sequence ATGGACCAAATGATTCTTGTCATGGTCGTGACAGTGATTGCAGCCACCATTGTCTTTGGCCTCGTTTTTACACATATATATGTGAAACAAGTATTTAAGGGGATTGATTTTTGGATCTACGGTCTAATCATTGAAGCTGTTGGTTTCAACCTATTTTTATTTGGACACATTCACGCTGACTATACAATTTATATGTTTGCCAATATGCTGTTATCCGTAGGATTACTGTTCTTTTATATTGGAACAAATCGATTTATTCAAAATGATGTATCCTATGTTGATATGGCAATAGCTTTATCAATTACATATGTCATGCTCGTTATTTTCTACTACGGATTTGATTTAATGATGGTACGTCAAATTACAATGAGTGCTTACATTATTTATGTTACAGGTAGACTTTTACATACATTAAATTTCCATTATTATCGTGGTCAAAGTGGTTATTTATTACCATTTATCATCGTTACTTATGGACTTGTCTTCTCACAAGTTATACGTATTGTTTTAATTTTATTTGGACTAAACTTCCAACCAATTTTTATCGAAGGATTCATCGTTGATGATCTCATCATGTTGATTATCAGTTCATTTGTTGCAATGCTAGCATTCTTTATGACAATTGCAGTTAACATTAGAATGGTCAATGAACTCAATAAAGAACGTGAAAAACTGCAACACTTATCGATGACTGATTATTTAACAATACTTCCTAACAGAAGAATGTTAAATCAACATATCGAAATGTTAATTGATAAACAAGTACCATTTGCAGTTGTAATCTCTGATATGGATGAATTCAAACGTATTAATGATCGTTATGGACATGATATTGGCGATAAAGTGATCCAAGCTTATGCAGAAAGACTTTATCAAAATAAACGAGAAGGTGATTTCATTGCAAGATTTGGCGGTGATGAATTCATTACAGTTTATAGTGACTTAGTTGATACTGATGAGCTTAGAGCATTCTTGCAAAAAAAAGAAAAAGAACTCTACAAACCGATAGAAATTGATGGTCATCGATTTGAGATTTCATCTTCAGTTGGTGTTGCCAAATACCCAACTGATGCTACTAACTTAGATGCGGTCATTAAAAAAGCAGATAATGCACTTTACATGGTGAAAACATCTGGTAAACGTGGTATGATTTTCTATTCTGAATTAAAAGATATAAAAAAGTGA
- a CDS encoding CotH kinase family protein, with protein sequence MKKIWLLILSLSMILATFSCKINPINTNPKDDDPIVEEPNQPEEPSDLFGFNRLFNDDIYKTLTIKITRSEWQRFRQLQLQNQQQYGTIKLDTYVKADLLYEDHDGSLLIKNIGFRNRGNTSIDFISDSSGNPIINHFKFNFRYQFDGEHPENQGRRGFELKELDLKYNKNQVPHYMTEAYSLEMFEHFGVYAQEVSHALIKLDIDGEKHTYGLYTIFEPIDDEFIERRFSKESSKGDLYKSLWQGYGPASLQIPNNQAAYGEETLTYHPAYDLKSNKDIYPKHNNLSSFINGINAYTGEDFIHFIDQNFNVEMFLRYLAVNVFLGNPDDYRAMGNNYYLYQDSKTKKWYMFPYDFDHALGNGWNPINNYTIGIDIYDWFNQMVINSNNNFYKPILAQKILDIPQYRALYEEILTEILNDQYFTFEYFYQRYQKTKLLYQNTFSNAILNLGFSRGNSEWYINAKIQDVQNQLM encoded by the coding sequence ATGAAAAAGATTTGGTTGTTGATTTTATCATTGTCAATGATACTTGCAACCTTTAGTTGTAAAATAAATCCAATTAATACAAATCCAAAAGACGATGATCCAATTGTCGAAGAACCAAATCAACCAGAAGAACCTTCTGATTTATTTGGTTTTAATCGACTCTTTAATGACGATATTTATAAAACTTTAACAATAAAAATAACACGTTCTGAGTGGCAAAGATTTAGACAACTTCAACTTCAAAATCAACAACAATATGGCACGATTAAATTAGATACTTATGTAAAAGCTGATCTACTTTATGAAGATCATGATGGTAGTTTATTAATTAAAAATATCGGATTCAGAAATCGAGGCAATACATCGATTGACTTTATCAGTGATTCAAGTGGGAATCCTATCATCAATCATTTTAAATTCAATTTTAGATATCAATTTGATGGAGAACATCCAGAAAATCAAGGTAGACGTGGTTTTGAATTAAAAGAACTTGATCTTAAATATAATAAAAATCAAGTTCCACATTATATGACAGAAGCTTATAGTTTAGAAATGTTTGAGCACTTTGGAGTTTATGCACAAGAAGTTTCACATGCTTTAATTAAACTGGATATTGATGGAGAAAAACATACATACGGTCTATATACAATCTTTGAACCGATTGATGATGAGTTTATCGAAAGAAGATTTTCAAAAGAATCTTCTAAAGGTGATTTATATAAATCTTTATGGCAGGGATATGGACCAGCATCCTTACAAATACCAAATAATCAAGCTGCATATGGAGAAGAAACTTTAACTTATCATCCTGCATATGATCTTAAATCGAATAAAGATATTTATCCAAAACACAATAATCTTTCAAGTTTTATAAATGGCATAAATGCTTATACAGGTGAAGACTTCATCCATTTTATTGATCAAAACTTTAATGTTGAAATGTTTTTAAGATATTTAGCAGTCAATGTCTTTTTAGGTAATCCGGACGATTACAGAGCAATGGGTAATAATTATTACTTATATCAAGATTCGAAAACAAAAAAATGGTATATGTTTCCATATGATTTTGATCATGCATTAGGTAATGGTTGGAACCCAATAAATAACTATACAATTGGAATCGATATTTATGACTGGTTTAATCAAATGGTCATTAATTCAAACAACAATTTTTATAAACCAATTCTTGCTCAAAAAATACTGGATATTCCTCAATATAGAGCCCTTTACGAAGAAATTTTAACAGAAATTTTAAATGATCAATATTTCACTTTTGAATACTTTTATCAACGATATCAAAAAACTAAACTTCTCTATCAAAATACGTTTTCAAATGCTATATTAAACCTTGGGTTTAGTAGAGGAAATAGTGAATGGTATATCAATGCTAAAATACAAGATGTACAAAATCAATTAATGTAA
- a CDS encoding heavy metal translocating P-type ATPase, translating into MHTHSHAKPENELLIETIVVSISILLTIVAYIMQNYLSESSPYVVTVYGVAFLLGGFFKAKEGIEETIENKALNVEILMILAAISAFLIGNPSEGALLIMIFAVSGILEGYATNKSKKELTNLLNISPDHATLYKDGEETVVDVSELKVGDQVIVKVGDSIPVDGKIIRGKSSINEAAITGESMPVLKDLNDTVYAGTFNLTSPILIEITTSPEDFVVSKIINLVKDAQENQGKRQSLLSRIEKWYVYSVIALAISWLLIPSSFGWLPWEEAIYRATVVLVVGSPCALMASVAPSMLSALSNAARHRILIKGAYHLETLSTIKAVVMDKTGTITEGTPTVVEFEIDKSYNEKDIYDIVYSMEKLSSHPLASAITSYLEDKATYTPSKVTEEPGHGMTLKLGNNTYKVGKFEYIHSHLLSPKLVTAQEKGYSIVHIILNDQLVGYIALNDNLRPGIKKMIERLKSQGIKPILLTGDNEKTAKTIANLAGIDEVIFNALPHEKKKYVDEVKAKYGPTFMVGDGINDAPALASADIGASMGSGTDLSIETADIIFMNNNLDNIPKLLHLAKENQKIILQNMLFSTLVIFLLLVFNVFIKIPLPFGVVAHEGSTILVILNGLRMLIKK; encoded by the coding sequence ATGCATACACATTCTCATGCTAAACCAGAAAACGAACTCTTAATTGAAACGATAGTCGTTTCTATTTCAATATTATTAACCATTGTTGCATATATCATGCAAAACTACTTAAGTGAATCAAGTCCTTATGTAGTAACAGTTTATGGAGTCGCATTCTTACTTGGAGGATTTTTCAAAGCCAAAGAAGGTATTGAAGAAACCATTGAAAATAAAGCTTTGAATGTAGAAATTTTAATGATACTTGCTGCAATATCTGCATTTTTAATAGGTAACCCAAGTGAAGGTGCATTGCTAATCATGATCTTTGCAGTATCCGGTATTTTAGAAGGTTATGCAACAAATAAGTCTAAAAAAGAACTTACAAATTTATTAAATATTTCTCCCGATCATGCAACACTATATAAAGATGGTGAAGAAACAGTTGTTGATGTTTCAGAATTAAAAGTTGGTGATCAAGTAATTGTTAAAGTTGGTGATTCAATCCCAGTAGACGGTAAAATCATCCGTGGTAAATCATCAATTAATGAAGCTGCAATTACTGGTGAATCAATGCCAGTACTTAAAGATTTAAATGATACAGTTTATGCTGGTACATTTAACTTAACTTCACCTATTTTAATTGAGATTACAACTTCTCCTGAAGACTTCGTGGTTTCAAAAATCATAAATCTTGTAAAAGATGCACAAGAAAATCAAGGTAAACGTCAAAGTCTTTTATCTAGAATTGAAAAATGGTATGTATATTCAGTGATTGCACTTGCTATCTCTTGGTTATTAATACCTTCTAGTTTTGGTTGGTTACCTTGGGAAGAAGCAATTTATCGTGCAACTGTTGTTTTAGTTGTTGGTTCACCTTGTGCTTTAATGGCTTCAGTTGCACCATCAATGTTATCTGCATTGTCGAATGCTGCAAGACATAGAATCTTAATTAAAGGTGCTTATCATTTAGAAACTTTATCAACAATTAAAGCTGTTGTCATGGATAAAACTGGTACAATCACAGAAGGTACACCGACTGTTGTAGAATTTGAAATTGATAAATCATACAATGAAAAAGATATTTATGATATTGTCTATTCAATGGAAAAATTATCAAGTCATCCACTTGCTTCTGCGATTACTTCCTACTTAGAAGATAAGGCGACTTATACACCATCTAAGGTTACTGAAGAACCTGGTCATGGTATGACATTAAAACTTGGCAACAACACCTATAAAGTTGGTAAGTTCGAATATATTCATTCTCATTTATTATCTCCAAAATTAGTGACTGCTCAAGAAAAAGGTTATTCAATTGTCCATATTATATTAAATGATCAATTAGTTGGATACATTGCATTAAATGATAACTTAAGACCTGGTATTAAAAAGATGATTGAAAGACTTAAATCACAAGGTATCAAACCAATTCTTCTAACTGGTGATAATGAAAAAACTGCAAAAACAATTGCAAATCTAGCTGGTATTGATGAAGTCATCTTTAATGCATTACCACATGAAAAGAAAAAATATGTTGATGAAGTAAAAGCTAAATATGGTCCAACCTTTATGGTTGGTGATGGTATCAATGATGCACCAGCACTTGCAAGTGCAGATATTGGTGCTTCAATGGGTTCAGGTACTGACCTTTCAATCGAAACCGCAGATATCATTTTTATGAATAATAATTTAGACAACATTCCTAAATTATTGCATTTGGCAAAAGAAAATCAAAAAATCATTTTACAAAACATGTTATTCTCAACTTTAGTGATCTTCTTACTTCTCGTGTTTAACGTGTTTATTAAAATTCCATTACCATTTGGTGTGGTTGCCCATGAAGGATCTACAATCTTAGTTATTCTAAATGGATTACGTATGTTAATTAAAAAGTGA
- a CDS encoding DUF1801 domain-containing protein, with protein sequence MEKSQTEIKLINKVSKYKEPFRTICLRLHEIIMETKPELMPSFMYGMPAYRNKETREILCFFRHDDYVTFGLQGSAKLEFREGEGKIQPIAWYIEEMNQAVEKQIKEILKQAIK encoded by the coding sequence AGAAATTAAATTAATTAACAAGGTGTCAAAATACAAAGAACCATTTAGAACTATTTGTCTTAGATTGCATGAAATTATTATGGAAACTAAGCCTGAACTTATGCCATCTTTTATGTATGGTATGCCTGCATACAGAAATAAAGAAACAAGAGAGATACTATGTTTTTTTAGACATGATGATTATGTCACCTTTGGACTTCAAGGTTCAGCAAAATTAGAATTTAGAGAAGGTGAAGGTAAAATTCAACCAATTGCTTGGTATATTGAAGAGATGAATCAAGCAGTTGAAAAACAAATTAAAGAAATACTTAAACAAGCGATTAAGTAG